The following nucleotide sequence is from bacterium.
AGGGCGTCCAGGCCGTGCCAGCGCAGGGGCGGCCCGTAGCTGACCTCCAGGGGCGAGAGCTGGCTCCCGCCCGGCCGGCGTCCGTAGCTGCCGCGGATGAACACGGGCACGACGGGCGCCCGCGTGGCCTGGACCGCGATGCCCAGGCCGTTGCGGACGGGACCGGGATGGCCGATCGGCCGGCGCGTCCCCTCCGGGAAGATGACGAGGTTGGCGCCCTTCCGCAGGGCGGAGATGGCCACCTTGAAGGCCCGGGCGTCGTAGCCGCGGCGCCGGATGGGGATCGAGTCGAGCATGCGGAACATGGCCCCCAGCGGCGGGAACCTGAACAGCTCCTCCTTGGCCAGGGTGTGCACCGGGTGGCGCAGGAAGGTCGATCCGACCAGCGGCGGATCCCACATGCTGATGTGGTTGACGGCGATGATGCAGCCGCGCGGCAGGGCCTTCCCCTCCTGACCGCCCCGGACCTGCAGCCCGTAGAAGCGGGCCAGGGCGCGCATGACGAAGAAGGCCAACCGGTAGTGGCTGGGCAGGGCGCGGTACGAGGTCTCCAGGTCGGTGTCGAGCTCGGCGTCGAGGGCCGGATTGACCAGGCAGGCCCGGGCGCAGGTCTCGTTCTGCTGTTCGAGGCCGAGCCCGCTGCTGTCGACCACGATGGCGTCGGGGCTGATGGCCAGGGGGCTCGTCTCCCGCTCGGAGTCGCGCCGATCGCGTTCGGCCAGGTCGCGGGCCAGCTCCGCGCGGTCGACCTCCACCCCGCGCTGTCGGTACTGGCGGAGGCGCCGGTCGACGCGGTCGTCGAGGGAGGCCGAAAGGAAGATCTTCGCCGTGGCCAGGGGGAACACGACGCTGCCGATGTCCCGGCCCTCCATGACCACGCCGCCGCGCCGGCCCATGGCCTGCTGCCGGCGCACCATCTCGGCCCGCACCGCCGGGTGGCTCGCCACCGCCGACACGTGGTCCTCCACCGCCGGGGTGCGGATCTCGCGCGAGACGTCGCAGCCGTTCCAGTGCACGGCGACCTCGCCCCGCGCCGGGGCCAGGGTCAACTCGGCGCCGGCGAGCAGGGTGGTCAGGCCCTCGGCGTCGTCGGGGGACACGCCCCCGGCGGCGGCGGCCCAGGTCAGGGCCCGGTACATGGCGCCGGTGTCGATGTAGAGCAGGCCGAAGCGCTCGGCGAGGAAGCGGGCCGTGGTCGATTTGCCGCTGCCCGCCGGGCCGTCGATGGCGATGACCGCATCGGCCGGCAGCAGGCCGGGTGAGGCGTCGGGCAGGTCGGAGGGCCGGTGGGCGGTCATCTCACACGTCCCGGCCGACGGCGCGGGCCACGGCGCGGCACGAGGCGACCAGTTCGGCGAACTCGTCCGGTCGCAGGCTCTGGTCGGCATCGCTCAGGGCGCGGTCGGGATCGTCGTGGGTCTCGATGAGCAGGCCGTCGGCCCCGGCGGCCACGGCGGCCCGGGCCAGGTCGGCCACGTAGCGCCGGTCGCCCGCGGCGTGGCTCGGGTCGACGATCACCGGCAGGTGGGTCCGGTCGCGCAGCACGGCCACCGAGCCGATGTCCAGGGTGTTGCGCAGGGCCGGTTCGAAGGTCCGGATCCCCCGCTCGCAGAACACGAGATCGCGGCCGCCGGCGGACAGCACGTACTCGGCGGCGTTCAGCCACTCGGCGATGGTGGTCATCATGCCCCGCTTGAGCAGGACGGGCCGGCCGCTGGCGCCGGCCTCGCGCAGCAGCGGGAAGTTCTGCACCGAACGGCTGCCGATCTGCAGCATGTCGGCTGTCTCGGCGACGACGGCCACATCGCGCGGGTCGAGCACCTCGGTCACGAACGGCAGTCCCGACGCCCGGCGCGCGGCCGCGAGCAGTTCGAGCCCCTCGCGGCCGAGGCCCTGGAAGGCGTAGGGGCTCGTGCGGGGCTTCCAGGCGCCGCCCCGCAGCATGGCGCCGCCGGCCCGGGCCACGGCCGTCGCGATGCCCGTGATCTGGTCCGGCGCCTCCACGGCACACGGGCCGCCGATGACGACCACCTTCTCGCCGCCGAAGCGGACGTCGCCCACGGCAACGATGGTGCGGTCCTGGCCGGGACGGCGGCTCACGAGGGGAGTGCCGCCGCCGGCGGCGTCCGGGACGAGGGGTTCGGGTCGGGGCGCGGTCATCGGTCCAGGATCTCCTCGAGCGCCGCGAGGCAGCGCGTGTTCTCGTCGGGCAGGCCGATGCTGATGCGCATGGCGCCGTCCCCGAGGCCGAAGGCGTGCATGGGCCGCACGATGACGCCCATCTGCAGCAACCGCGTGGCCAGCTCGCCGGCGTTCACGTCGCCGCGCACGAGCACGAAATTCGTCTGGCTCGGCACCGTCTGCAGGCCGAGGGCCTCGAGCCCGGCGACCATGCGGTCGAGTTCGGCCCGGTTGCGGTCGCGGCGCCCGGCCACCTCGTCCCAGTGGTCGAGGCAGGCGATGGCGGCCGCCTGGCTGAGCATGTTCACGTTGAACGGTTCGCGGGTCTTGTGGAGTTCGCCGACCAGGTCGGGGTGACCCACGCCGTAGCCGACCCGCAGGCCCGCCAGCGAATGGATTTTACTGAAAGTCCGCAGAATGACAAGGTTCGGATGGGCCGCCAGCATCGGCACCGTCCGGGGGTAGTCGTCGGCGGTGACGTACTCGTAGTAAGCTTCGTCCAGGGCCACGATGACGTGGTCGGGGACGGCGGCGAGGAACGCCCGCAGTTCGGCCGCCGTGTTGTAGGTCCCCGTCGGATTGTTGGGGTTGCAGACGATGACCAGCTTCGTCCGCTCGTCGACCGCGGCGGCCATGGCGGGCAGGTCGTGGCGGTCGTCGGCCCCGAGGGGCACCGCGACGCCGCATTCGAAGTGCACCTGGGTGGTCAGGGCATAGACGATGAAGCTGTGCTCGCTGTAGACCACGTTCTCCCCCGGGCTGACGAGAGCCCGGATGAGCATGTCGATGACCTCGTTGCTGCCGTTGCCGAAGATGAGGCCGGCGGGGTCGACGCCGAGATGGTCGGCGAGGCGGGCGGTCAGGCGGAAGCAGGCCGCGTCGGGGTAGCGGTTGATCTCGCGCGCGGCGTCGGCGATGGCGGCGAGCACCGCCGGCAGGGGGCCTTCCGGATTCTCGTTGCTGGCCAGCTTGACCACCGAATCGAGTCCGAGCTCGCGCTGCACTTCCTCGATGGGCTTGCCGGGGCTGTAGGGACGGGTCCGGAGGATGCCGGGGCGCAGCAGGGACTGGAAGTCGAGGGTCTTCGGGCTCATGGTTTCCTCCCTTTCACATCCGTCACGCGGGGCGCCTTCGCCCCGCCGGGCCGCTCATGGGTCGGTGGCGGTCGCGACGGCCCGGCGCAGGGCCGCCACCTCGTCGGGTGCGAGACGGCGGAAGTCGCCGGGACGCAGCAGTCCGAGCCGGATCGGACCGACGGCCGTGCGGTGCAGGTGCACGACCTTCAGCCCCACCGCCGCGAACATGCGGCGGATCTGCCGCTTGCGCCCCTCGTGGAGCTCCATGACCCACTGCCGCGTGGTCCCGTCCCGTCGCGGCTCGAGGCGGCAGGGGCGGCAGGGGCGCCCGTCCAGCTCGATCTTGCCCTGGGTGAGGCGCCCCTTCATGGCGCCCGTCACCTCGCCGTTGACCTCGACCTCGTACACCTTCCACAGCCCGCTGCCGGGACGGCAGAGGTCCTGGTTCAGGCGGCCGTCGTCGGTCCAAAGGAGCAACCCCGTGGTCGCGGAGTCAAGGCGCCCGACGGGCATGAAGCGGTCGGGCAGGTCGGCCTGGCGGCGGTACGGCAGCAGGGCGGGCTGGCCGCCCTGGCTCCGGAGGGTGGACACGACGTCGCGGGGCTTGTGGAAGGCGTAGACCCGGTGGTCGTCGGGGGTGGTCGCCGGCCGGCCGTCGACCGTGACGGCCTCGCGACCGGGCACGATCCGCCGACCGAGGTCGGTCGCCGTTTCGCCGTCGATCGCCACGCGCCCGGCCCGGATCAGCTCCTCCACCGAGCGCCGGGAGCCGAAGCCGGCGCGGGCCAGGTACTGGTTCAGACGCAGGTCCGGACCGGGGTTCCGGTCGTCGCGGGCCACGGCTACTCGGCGCTCTCGCGGCGGGCGGGCTGCTCGTCGGCGTCGTCGGCGGGTTCGCATTCGGGCGCGGCGTCGGCTGCGTCCGCGGCCACCGGCTCCTCGTCGTCGGCCCGGGACTCCGCGTCCGGCCCGGCGTCCCCGTCGGTCTCCGTCTCCGCCGACTCCTCGAGCGGGTCGGCCTCGCCTTCCTCGGGCGCGGCGAAGTAGTCCTCGAGTTCCTCGTCCGACACGTCGCGTCCGACCCGCGAGGCGAACTCCTTCAACTCGTCCCGGTCGTCCATGACGTGCTCGAGGTCGGGCAGGTCGGGCAGCTGCCCGAGGCCCTTCAGGCCGAGATGGTTGAGGAACTCGCGGGTGGTGCCGTAGAGCAGCGGGTTGCCCACGGCCTGGCTGCGGCCGACCACCGTGATCAGGTTGCGCTCGGTGAGCGTGCTGATGGCGCCGGCGCTGTTCACCCCGCGGATGTCGTCGATCTCGATCCGCGTCAGGGGCTGCTTGTAGGCGATGATCGCCAGCACCTCGAGACCCGCTTTCGACAGCCGCGTGAAGCGGCGGGTCTTGAGCATCTTCTCGACGATGGGCGAGAATTCCGGCTTGGTCGCGATCTGGAAGCCGCCGCCGAACTCGATCACCGTGAAGGCGTGGTCGTGTTCGTCGTATTCCGCCTGCAGCGCGGCGACCGCGTCACGCAGCTCGGTGGTCTCGGCCTCGGGAAAGATCTTCTTCAGGCGCGCCAGGGTCAGGGGGCTGTCGGTGGCGAACAGCAGCGCCTCGAGTTCCCGTTTCAAGATTCGGTCTCCCGTTCTGCAAGGGGCTCGTCGCCCGTGTCGTCGTCGAAGTCGTCGTCGGCGAATCCGTCCTCGTCATCCTCCGCGTCGAAATCATCGTCATCGAAGTCGACATCGTCGTCTTCGTCCCCGAAATCGTCGTCTGCGTCATCTTCGTCATCGTCGTCGTCATCGTCGCAGTCATCGTCATAGTCAGCGTCGAAATCGTCGTCCTCGAGATCCTCGTCGTCGTCGTCATCCCAGCCGGCCGCCGGGCCGGCCGCCGCGTCGACGTGGTCCTCGTCGCCCAGGTCGAAGCCCCCCTCGTCCTCGTCGTCGGCGACGTCGGTCGCGTCGACGCCGGGGTGCTGGATCCAGATCGGGCCGCGCGGTTCCGTCTGCATGAACTGCAACCGCCCCCGCTTGACCATCTCCAGCACGGCGATGAAGGTCACGATGACCTCCATCTTGATGGTGTCGTCGGAGAAGAGCTCCTCGAAGCGCACGGTGCCGCCGGCCCCGATCTTCTCCTCGATGAGCGACATCTTCTCCTCGACCGTGTACGGCTCGCGCACCACGTCGTGGGTGGTCTTGGCCTGCACGCGGTCGAAGATGCCGGCCAGGGCGCTGAGCAGGTCGAACATCTCGATGCGCAGGCGCGGTTCGAGGTCGAGCTCGCCGCTGAAGGGGAAGCGCGTCTGGCGCAGATGGTACTGCTGGCGCTCGCTCTCCTTGCGCTGCAGGGCCTCGGCCGCCTCCTTGAACCGCTTGTACTCGAGGAGCTTGCGCACCAGCTCGGCCCGCGGGTCCTCCTCTTCCTCCTCGTCCTCGGGCAGGTGGCTCGGCATGAGCATCTTCATCTTGATCACCATCAGGGTCGCCGCCATGGCGATGAACTCGCCGGCCTTGTCCAGGCTGATGGTGTGCATGACCTCGATGTGCCGGATGAACTGCTCGGTGATCAGGGCGATGGGGATGTCGTAGATGTCCACCTGCTCCTTGTCGATCAGGAAGAGCAGGAGGTCCATGGGGCCCTGGAAGCCGGTCAGTTCGACCTGGTAGGCTTCGCTGTTGCGGAAGTAGTCGAGTTCGGGCGGCAGGTTCTCGAGGTTCCACGATTCGGGGCCGTCGGCGCGGTGTCGTTCGGCCCGCGCCGCGACCTCGGCGGCGACGGCCTCGCGGACCTCGCCCGCGTCGGGCGCGGCGGCGTCCTGCCCGGCCGGGGTGCTGTTCTCCGGTGTGTGCTCCATGTTGCCTTTCATGCCGGTCCTAGCCGATGCCCATGGCGGCGTGGACCCGGTCCATGGTCTCCCGCGCCACGGCCCGCGCGCGTTCGCACCCGGCGGCGATGATCTCGTCCAGACGGTCCGGATGGGCCTCGAAGTCGGCCCGCTTCTCGCGCAGCGGCGCGAAGTGCGCGATGACGCCATCGGCCAGCTTCAGCTTGCAGTCGACGCAGCCCCGGGCCGCGCTCCGGCACTCGGCGGCGGTCTCGTCGGCCTCGGCGGGCAGGAACTTGCGGTACCAGGTGTAGACCGCGCACACCTCCGGGTTGCCCGGATCGCTGCGCCGCACCCGGGCCGGGTCCGTCACGGCGGGCTTGACCTTGGCGCGGATCTCGTCCGGCGTGGCGGAGATCTCGATGGTGTTGCCGAGGGACTTGCTCATGCGCTTGCCGTCGGTGCCGGGGAAGCGCGCGAACTTCGTGATCAGCGACTCCGGATCGGGGAAGACCTCGCCGAAGTGGAAGTTGAAGCGCCGCGCGATCTCGCGGGTGAGCTCGAGGTGCGGCAGCTGGTCCTCGCCCACCGGGACCGCGTGGGCCCGGTAGGCCATGATGTCGGCGGCCTGCAGCACCGGGTAGCCCAGGTGGCCGTAGCTGATCTCGCCGCTCATGTTCAGGTCGCGGATCTGCTCCTTGAAGGTCGGGTTCCGCTCGAGACGCCCCATGCTGATCATCATGGCCAGGATCAGGTAGAGCTCGGCGTGCTCCTTCACCTCGGACTGGATGAAGAGGATCGAGCCCTCGGGGTCGAGGCCCGCCCCCAGCCAGTCGAGGAACATCTCGCGGCTGTTGTGGCGGATCTCCCCCGCCTTGTCCAGGGCCGTGGTGAGCACGTGCCAGTCGGCGACCATGAAGTGGCAGGTGTAGTCGTCCTGGAGGCGCTGCCAGTTCTCCAGCGCGCCGGTGTAGTTGCCCCAGTGCAGGCGCCCGGTGGGCCGCATGCCGCTGAGGATGATCTTCTTGCCGCCCGCCTTGTCCGCACTCACGGTCAGCGCCCGCCTTTCGCCACGAATACGCGCACGGGGCCGCCCGGACGGCGCCCCGCTGGGAAATCAATCGGCCAACAGTACCACCGGCCCCGGACGATGTCAAAGCCGCGCCGTCCCGGGCCGGAAACGGCCCCGGCGGGGCTCTAGCGGGCCCGCGGATGGGCCTCGCGCCAGGCGTCGGCGAGCCAGCCCCGGTCGATGTGGGTGTAGATCTCGGTGGTCGAGATGTCGGCGTGCCCGAGCAGCTCCTGCACCGCCCGCAGGTCGGCGCCCCCCTCCAGGAGGTGGGTGGCGAAGCTGTGGCGCAGGGTGTGGGGCGAGACGGAGTCGGGCAGACCGGCCGCGGCGCCGGCCCGTTTCAGCAGGTTCCACACGGATACGCGCGAGAAGCGACCGCCGCGGCGGTTGAGGAACAGGGCTGCCGTAGGCCGCGCGCCCGCCCGCCGGGGGCGGCCGGGGGCCAGCCAGCGGGGGACGGCGGCGAGGGCCGGGGCGCCTACGGGCACCAGCCGCATCTTGCGGCCCTTGCCGCGCAGCATGAGGGTGCCCTCGCCCCGGTCGAGGTCGGTCACGTCGAGGCCGCACAGCTCGCTCACCCGGCAGCCGCAGCCGTAGAGCACCTCGAGGATGGCCCGGTCGCGCAGGTCGCCGGGTTCGCTCCCGTCGACGCCCTCGATGAGCCGCTCCACCTGGGCCACGCCGAGGACGTCGGGCAGCTTCCGCCCGCGCCGGGGGGCGGCGATGGTGGCGGTGGGGTCGCCGTCGACGAGGCCCTCGGCTGCATGGAAGCGGAAGAACGAGCGCAGCGTCGACAGCAGGCGCGCGCGGCTGCTCGCGGCGAGGTCGTCGGCGCAGCCGAGCAGGAAGTCGCGCAGGTCGGCGTCGGAAACGGCGGCCGGCCCCCGCCCGGCCCCGACGGCGAAGGTCCGCAGCCGGGCCAGGTCGTGCTCGGCCGCCGCGAGGCTCGCCGCCGCCAGGCCCTTCTCGGCGCTGCAATGGGCCAGGAAGGCGTCGACGGCCAGGTCCCAGGCCCCGGCGAGGGCTTCGCCGGCCATCACGTCTCCTCCGGTGGGAGGGGTGGTGGTGCGGCATTGCGGTCGCGCGCCGCGAAGTGCTCCCGGATGGCCACCACGTCGTGCCGGTTGATGCCGTGGACCTCGGCGAGCTCTTCCGGCGTCGCCCGCCGGATCTCGGCGACCGAGCCGAAGCGGTGCAGCAGGCTGAGCTTCTTGATGCGTCCGATGCCCGGGATCAGGTCGAGCTCGCTGTGGGTGGTCCGCTTGTCGCGCAGCAGGCGGTGGTAGGTGATGGCGAAGCGGTGCGCCTCGTCCCGCACCCGCTGGAGCACCTTCAGGGCCTCGCTGCGGCGCGGCAGACGGATGGTGCGATCCTCCTTGTGGATCAGCTCCTCGCGCTTGGCCAGGCCGATCAGCTGCGTCGCGTGCAGGCCGTACCCCGCCAGCACCTTGCGCGCCATGGAGAGCTGCCCGACGCCCCCGTCGACCACCACGAGGTCCGCCGGCTGCTCCCCCTTCTCGATGAGCCTGCCGTAGTAGCGGGTGAGCACCTCGGTCATGCTCGCGAAGTCGTCCACGCCGGCGACGGTCCTGATGCGGAAGCGCCGGTAGCGGCTCTTGAGCGGTTTGCCGCCCTTGAAGAAGACCAGCGAGGCGACGGTCTCCTTGCCCTGGAAGTTCGAGATGTCGAAGCACTCGATGGTCTCGGGCACGGTGTGCAGGTCGAGGGCCTCCTGGAGCTGGATGTCCGCCGGCGTGACCCGCGCGGCGTGGCGGACCTGCTCCTGCAGCGTCGCCTCGCGCAGCTTGAAGGTCGCGTTGGTGCGGGCCAGCTCCACCGCGTCGTGCCGGGCTCCGCGACGCGGGATCCTGAGGTCGACCCGGCGGCCGCGCAGGCGGGACAGCCACTCCTGCCAGGTCGCCGGATCCTCGACCGGCGAGCCGAGCAGCACCTCGGCCGGGATGTCCCCCGCCCGCGGGTAGTACTCCCGCAGGAGCTGCGCCATGAACGTGGGCAGGTCGCGGTCGAGCTTGTCGGTGAGCAGGAAGTGGTGCGTGGTCAGGATGTGCCCCCCCCGCACGCGCAGCACCACCCCCGATGCGGTCTCGCCGTCGCGGGCCAGCCCCACCAGGTCGGCGTCGCCCGCGAGACCGGCCACGGGCCGGCTGCGGCTGGTGGTCTTGTCGAGTTTGGCGATGAGGTCGCGCAGGCGGGCGGCGTGCTCGAAGTCGAGGGCCGCGGAGCGCTCCTCCATCTCGCGGCGCAGCTCGTCGACCACCTCGGACTCGGCCCCGCCGAGGAAGCGCAGCATGCGCCGCACCTTCTCCCGGTACGACTCGCGCGGATCGTAGTCCACGCACGGCGCGCTGCAGCGCCCGATCTGGTAGTCCAGGCAGGGCCGATCGACGGTCTGCCCGGGCAGGTCGAGGTGGCAGGTGCGCACCTGGAAGGTCCCGGCGGCGAACTTCAGGGTCTCCCGCATGGCCCGCACGTCGGTGAAGGGGCCGAAGTAGCGGGCGCCGTCCTGGTCGAGGCGCCGCACGACCTCGACCCGCGGGAAGGGCTCCTGCAGGGTGATCCGCAGGTAGGGATAGGCCTTGTCGTCCTTCAGCCGGACGTTGTAGAGCGGCCGATATTCCTTGATGAGCTGGTTCTCGAGCACGAGGGCGTCGGCGTCCGAATCGGTCACGATCCAGTCGAAATCGCGGATCCGGCGCACCAGAGCGGCCGTTTTGCCGTCCTTTTCGCCGCCGGCCTGGAAATACGAGCGCACCCGCTGGTTCAGGCGCACCGCCTTGCCCACGTAGATGACCTTGCCGTCGCGGTTCTTGTGGAGGTAGACGCCGGGCGCCTCCGGCAGCAGGCCCAGCTTGTCGGCCACGGCCGCGCGCGCGGCGGCGGCCGGATCCGTCCCGCGGCCGTCGTCCTCCGGCTTAGCCGGTGTGTCGTCACGTTTTGCGTCGTCGCTCATGGTGCTGGTCGTCCTTGACATCCATCCGGATGGCTGTTAAATTGCCCCGCCTGTGAAACTCTAACGGAGGTTTGGGACGTGCCCCATCACAAAAGTTGCAAGAAGCGCCTGATCACGGCCAAGAAGCGCAACGAGCGCAACCGTCAGAACCGGGCCATGATGCGCTCCAGGATCAAGAACTACCGCACCAATGTCGAGCAGATGAGTGCCGAGGACAAGGCCGAAGCCGTTTCCTCCATGTACAGCCTGATCGACTCCCAGGCGCGCAAGGGCCTCATGCCCAGGAGCCGCGCCTCGCGCCTGAAGGCGCGCATGGCTGCCGCCGCCGCGAAGTAGTTCCCGCCCCTACGGCAACAGGAAGGGTCCTCCAGCGAGGACCCTCTTGTCGTATCTGCCGGAATCCAGTGTATCTTCCGGAATCCAGCGTGTCTTCCGGAATCCAGAGTGTCGTCCGGAAGCCACTGTGTCGTCCGGAAGCCACGGTGCGTTCCGGAAGCCATCATGCTGTCCCGGAGACGAGCCCGGGCGTCCCCGCCCGGCACCCCTGCCCCGCAGCGACGGCGACCGACTCACCCCGCCGCGCCCAGTCCCTTCAGCACATCGGTCAGGTTGTACAGTCCGGGCCGGGCCCCGGCCACGAACCGCACCGCCGGCAGGACGCCCCGCAGGAAGGCCCGCCGCGAGTGGGCCCGGTGGGTGACGACCAGGGTTTCCTCCTGGTCGCTGAAGGTCCAGGTGTGCTCGCCGATGACCCCGCCGAGCCGCTGGCTGTGGGTGGGCACCTCGGCCCCGCCCCGCGCCGCGCGCCAGACGCCCGCCAGATGGGCCGCCGTGCCGCTCGGCTTGTCGAGCTTGGTCACATGGTGCACCTCGACCTGCTCCGCGTCGAACTCGCCCGGCAGGGTGCGGGCCAGGAGTTGCAGCAGCATCTGCAGGGTCGGGATCCCGATGCTGAAGTTGGCCGCGCGCACCACGGGGAAGTCGGCGGCGTAGGCACCCAGCGCCTCCTCCTGGGCGGCGGTGAAACCCGTGGTGCCGATGACGAGGCCGGCACCCAGCCTGCGTCCGGCCTGCAGCAGGCCGTCGAGGGCCGGCGCGAGGCTGAAGTCGATGACGACGCACCCGGCAGGGAGCGCGTCGGCCATGCGGTCCTGGCCCATGAGGGGCAGGCGCGGATGGAAGTCGCCCGCAGCCGCCGACCGGCCCGGCTCGGTGACCAGGCCCACCAGCTCGGCATCGTCCGCCCCGTCGACCAGGTCGGTCAGCAGGCGCCCCATGCGCCCCTCGGCGCCGTGGACCGCGACCGCGATCACGAGGCGCCCTCGACGTCCCGGGCCATGAGGTCGGCCAGCGTGCTCTCGTAGAACTGCACCAGGAAGGTCAGGCTCTGCTCGGAAACGGTCACCAGCGGAAGGCGCGGATCGCGTTTGCACACCCCGGCGAGGCTGAGGAGCTCCTTCACCGGGACCGGGTTGGTCTCCACGAAGCAGGCGTTGGTGATGGGGTCGAAAGCCCGCGCCATGGGCCAGGCCGCGTTGATGTCGCCGGCGGCCCAGGCCTTCCAGAAGCGGGTCATGGCGCCCGGCAGCAGGTTGCTGACGACGCTGATGGCGCCGTGGGCACCGAGGCCGAAGATGTTGAAGTTCAGGCCGTCGTCGCCCGAGAACACCTTCAGGTCGCA
It contains:
- the dapB gene encoding 4-hydroxy-tetrahydrodipicolinate reductase; translation: MIAVAVHGAEGRMGRLLTDLVDGADDAELVGLVTEPGRSAAAGDFHPRLPLMGQDRMADALPAGCVVIDFSLAPALDGLLQAGRRLGAGLVIGTTGFTAAQEEALGAYAADFPVVRAANFSIGIPTLQMLLQLLARTLPGEFDAEQVEVHHVTKLDKPSGTAAHLAGVWRAARGGAEVPTHSQRLGGVIGEHTWTFSDQEETLVVTHRAHSRRAFLRGVLPAVRFVAGARPGLYNLTDVLKGLGAAG